In Candidatus Moanabacter tarae, the genomic stretch ATGGTGAGTTTCGAGTAGGCCGAGAGGAAGCGAGATCCTAATAGATCTCTTCGATTGTAATCCGAATATCTGAATCAGGGCTGCAGTCGGCTCGTATGGAAACGAAACGGTGCCGATATTTGAAGTAGGCTGGCCAGAGCGCCTTGCGGTCGGTTTCAGGTACGGATATATGATTAATCGCATCAGGGGAATGGAAATCAAAATCCCCCTCTGGGATATTTCTTGGGAGGTTAACCATTCGCTTTTTGCAGTCGAAGAGGAACATCAACCAGTGGTTGGCTGATTCGTAGTTTTTCTCCGCAACCATGCCAAAGAGGTGGAGATCTTTTTCACAGAGGATCAGTCCCGCCTCCTCCCGCGCCTCGCGGATGGCACATTCAAAAGGACTCTCTCCAGTGTCCATTTCAAGTTTGCCTCCGATCCCGCTCCAAAGCCCAAGATTGGGCTGCTTTCGTCTCTTCAGCAGAAGAAAACTGCCTCTAGTATTCCGAACATATAGCAAGACACTAATTTTGTAGGGGAGCGATACCATTGTATTTTATTTAAGGGTCACAGACTCGATTGTATACCGGATGGATCCTTCCGATCGAGTATTAGTTATTGCGAATAATATGGAAAGACTATAGGTTGATATTGAGTGGTAGGGGATTGACGGGATTTCGTTCAAGTAGTTGATGAGTGATGCAGGCCCGATAATAAAAGCCTTGCCACCGCCTAAGTTACTGTCAGTGGCTTGGTGGTCAGATCAGTTGATGCTCATCTTCAGCTCTGAGAATCAGCAAGTTTGGTCTCGTAACCTCGTTCCTGCGTAATAGGCTGGGCACGGATCGATTTTTAATTGGGGAAGCTTATATTTTACAATGTTTTTATCTAGTTTTTACTTGTCGGTCGTATCCAATTAAACACCATCATGCGGCCTGACAACATACCTTGGACGACTAAAGCAAAAGGTTATCAAAGAGATGACTGAAGGACAATTTAGACTTAAGATAGGCTTGCCAAGTGGCAGCCTTGAAAAGGCAACCTTAGCCCTTTTTGCGAAAGCAGGCTGGAAAGTCTCAGCCAGCGCGCGCTCCTACAAACCAGCAATCGACGACCCCGAATTGGAAGGACATTTCCTGCGCTCCCAAGAGATCAGTATGAATGTTGAGATGGGGCATTTTGATTGCGGTCTTTGCGGACACGATTGGATTGTGGAAAATGGATCCGATGTGGTGGAGGTATGTGAGCTCCCGTACAGTAAAGCTTCGAATAGATCTTCAAGATGGGTGTTGGTAGTTCCTGAGTCATCGGGGATCCGTGATATTGAAGATCTAAAGGGAAAACGTATTGCTACAGAATTAGTTGGGGTCACGCAGCGGTATCTGGAAACCAAGGGAATTGAGGCAAAAGTCGAATTCTCTTGGGGCGCGACCGAGGGGAAAGTCCCTGATCTGGTGGATGCAATTGTAGATATTACCGAGACTGGGGCTTCAATTCGTGCAAATCAGCTGCGCATCGTGGAGACCCTGCTTGAGACAAGCACTAGGGTCATTGCGAACCGAGAGAGCTGGAAAGATCGGAAGAAGCGCGATAAGATCGAGACAATTGCCTTACTTCTAAAGGCAGCTTTGGAAGCCGAGGACAAGGTCGGGTTGAAGCTGAACTGTCGAAAAAGCAACCTTGATAGTATTTTAAAAAACCTGCCCGCTTTGCGTAACCCTACGGTGAATCAGCTAGCGGATCCAGAATGGGTGGCACTGGAAACGATTATCGACGAGACAATAGTACGGGAAATCATTCCGGTTCTGAAATCCAACGGGGCGGAGGGGATTATCGAGTACGCATTGAATAAAGTTATCTACTAGAAATCGTCCGCCACTGAATTGGTCTTATTTCTGTCTCATCGACCTGCAATTTGTAGAGTCAGTTTGGTCCGGAGTTCAAAGTCCCACAAAAGTGCAGACCGCTTTTTCCTTGCACGAATCAATGTTTAGGGCCAGTTTGTTTGCTTTTTCGCGTATTTAGAATGCCGTGCGAGATCTATTTGTTTGGGGGCATTATCTCTCGCGGCCTAATAACATTAATCCCTTCGGTCAATTTGACGAAGAGTATTTGAACTGAAAAGAGCCTATGAGTTCGACTATAATGGAGGAATTGCTCGCTGAGAGCAGCTTTGAAAATCTCAAAGAGGGTGCGATCGTAACAGGAACGATCACTGAGATCCGCGATAGCGATGTGGTGATTGATATTGGGGCCAAGGCCGAAGGCGAGATTTCCGCTTCTGAATTCATTGATGTGGGGGAGTTGCAGATTGGGGCCGAAATCGAAGTTTTCCTTGAAAAACTAGAGGATCGAGATGGTAATCCAATCCTTTCCTATGACAAAGCCGAACAGAAGAAAAACTGGGAGCATATCCTAACCAAGTGTGAAGAAGGAACGGTCATGTCGGGCCGTGTTAAGGCTAAAGTCAAGGGGGGGTTAATTGTCAATATTGGCGTTGATTCCTTTCTTCCTGCTTCACAGATCGATGTTCAACCTCCCAAGAATCTTGATCAATATGTAGGGCAGACATTCGACTTTAAGGTTCTAAAAATTAATCAGGATCGCCGGAATATTGTAGTATCCCGCCGTGAACTAATTGAAGAGCAGCGACAGGTAAAGCGGCGGCAACTCCTAGAAGAGGTGAATCCAAATGATATTCGAACAGGAGTGGTAAAGAACATCACTGACTACGGCGCTTTTATCGATCTCGACGGACTTGACGGCCTATTGCACATCACGGATATGAGCTGGGGCCGAATTTCACATCCAAGCGAAATGGTTACGGTGGGGGAAGAAGTCAATGTGATGATTATCGAAGTGGATCAGGAGCGAGAGCGCGTCTCGCTTGGGCTTAAACAGACGACGCCGAATCCTTGGGAAGGTATCGACAGCCGCTATCCAGTCGGCGTGCAAGTTCGGGGGAAAGTTGTAAACCTCGTGCCCTACGGTGCTTTCGTCGAGCTGGAGGAAGGTGTCGAGGGCTTAGTTCACGTCACTGAACTCTCCTGGACCAAACGAGTTAATAAGCCTAGCGAGATACTCAATGTGGGGGACGAAGTGGAAGCAGTTGTCTTGGGGATCCAAAAAGAGGAGCAAAAGATTTCGTTGAGTGTTCGTCAGCTGGAACCGAATCCATGGGACATGACGAAACACAATTACCCAGTTGGGGCCAGGGTGCGTGGAAGGATTCGTAATCTGACCAGTTACGGAGCCTTTGTTGAATTGGAAGAGGGGATCGACGGAATGATCCATGTTTCTGACATGTCATGGACTCGGAAGGTCAACCATCCGAGTGAAATCGTAAAGAAGGGGGATGAGGTCGATGCTATTGTGCTCGACGTTATTCCTGAAGATCAGCGCATTGCGCTGGGAATGAAGCAATTGGCGGCCGATCCTTGGAGCGAAATAGATACCCATTATAAGATTGGAGATGTGGTCAACGGGAAGATTGGTAAGATTACGTCCTACGGATGTTTTGTCGAATTGGAGCATGGAATTGATGGGCTCGTTCACATAAGCCAGATCAGCGAGGAGAGGGTAGAAAAGGTAAAGGACGTGCTCGAAACTGGGCAGGAAGTTACTTCTAGGGTGATTCAGATTGATCGCGATGAACGGCGCATAGGTCTTAGTATCAAGGCTGCTCACTATGACGCCGAGCAGCTGGCGGCTGAGACTGC encodes the following:
- the mutX gene encoding 8-oxo-dGTP diphosphatase, whose product is MVSLPYKISVLLYVRNTRGSFLLLKRRKQPNLGLWSGIGGKLEMDTGESPFECAIREAREEAGLILCEKDLHLFGMVAEKNYESANHWLMFLFDCKKRMVNLPRNIPEGDFDFHSPDAINHISVPETDRKALWPAYFKYRHRFVSIRADCSPDSDIRITIEEIY
- the hisG gene encoding ATP phosphoribosyltransferase, with translation MTEGQFRLKIGLPSGSLEKATLALFAKAGWKVSASARSYKPAIDDPELEGHFLRSQEISMNVEMGHFDCGLCGHDWIVENGSDVVEVCELPYSKASNRSSRWVLVVPESSGIRDIEDLKGKRIATELVGVTQRYLETKGIEAKVEFSWGATEGKVPDLVDAIVDITETGASIRANQLRIVETLLETSTRVIANRESWKDRKKRDKIETIALLLKAALEAEDKVGLKLNCRKSNLDSILKNLPALRNPTVNQLADPEWVALETIIDETIVREIIPVLKSNGAEGIIEYALNKVIY
- the rpsA gene encoding 30S ribosomal protein S1, which produces MEELLAESSFENLKEGAIVTGTITEIRDSDVVIDIGAKAEGEISASEFIDVGELQIGAEIEVFLEKLEDRDGNPILSYDKAEQKKNWEHILTKCEEGTVMSGRVKAKVKGGLIVNIGVDSFLPASQIDVQPPKNLDQYVGQTFDFKVLKINQDRRNIVVSRRELIEEQRQVKRRQLLEEVNPNDIRTGVVKNITDYGAFIDLDGLDGLLHITDMSWGRISHPSEMVTVGEEVNVMIIEVDQERERVSLGLKQTTPNPWEGIDSRYPVGVQVRGKVVNLVPYGAFVELEEGVEGLVHVTELSWTKRVNKPSEILNVGDEVEAVVLGIQKEEQKISLSVRQLEPNPWDMTKHNYPVGARVRGRIRNLTSYGAFVELEEGIDGMIHVSDMSWTRKVNHPSEIVKKGDEVDAIVLDVIPEDQRIALGMKQLAADPWSEIDTHYKIGDVVNGKIGKITSYGCFVELEHGIDGLVHISQISEERVEKVKDVLETGQEVTSRVIQIDRDERRIGLSIKAAHYDAEQLAAETAVYESIGREELTNLGDILDEATK